Proteins encoded in a region of the Pseudochaenichthys georgianus chromosome 20, fPseGeo1.2, whole genome shotgun sequence genome:
- the LOC117465682 gene encoding LOW QUALITY PROTEIN: xin actin-binding repeat-containing protein 1-like (The sequence of the model RefSeq protein was modified relative to this genomic sequence to represent the inferred CDS: inserted 2 bases in 1 codon; deleted 1 base in 1 codon): MDWKSNLRRTQSLRSVSSSCDKPTRTEGRLRERIASVSQLVSRYQTTVEVSASNPETPVNNDDAKTGLKEIKPSILKSNETHLESPMKRNDARGLPRGDKSNLTRSKSVGSLQSSAGSIGALKALFESRGATQNKVRSPRAASLTSSHKAADIKPMLNGEGDEGEEPAPRKNARTDHVTRKVVDRTRAERRKTIGGIDFERIAASQDDEKRRSIADFRDSSVIQSKCVSVKAMSALYLSKVVPQDSTRSLSKPEQDKSSQSGKRVQRTKMSEDSEQSKDDIPSLPSVRHQQGPEDVSGAKLTQSMSLQLSKEKLHQQRAKCELKRLLKHTHPELKTLDGVVDEELAEVLSLETDGETGYEGEVLSRCLIFENCARTNKVSPYIPKKYVAEGTVERGDVSKSSAVFQEHEDGSCTDETIRPSHDPNRESEEDMVRIDVQATRRRFESQSVNTSAPFPRNNCQGKVSGDKKGAVQKQEFNMRRQDNLHTKSLDVINQPKKQGPCDPIIGQNTDHVVPTGETPFGDETRSILGPEKIIKTSAALSQNNPFIPTNIEIEHSFLRSSQNQSPARDGGEIQDQVKANVKDRAHLFESMPFDQIRNQNKDDIEWQVENIKETLKSLYQVDAIHSDGSIIEVKETMIAKKAKFTLSEDGPEIKYDEVAEGGAQNFILQLLPRSNLKPHITYLKEGREGKIEATLVKIPVQHHHFSANQDTEFKTANMAQLVEDILNQDNSLRKGVIMQTDADGGAKVIVYSLYYYLDVDDLKSYSPPKGAEHCEPEQERGDVRKNDNQELQKGFVASTKSGLLETPKDQGSTRPEITVKGNVKLFKSCIEKGDLEYLKTLQAEPTEQELPPSQNVAEQGMDLHHDQRGDGAEESASEWVPVDIKRLKNMFSGDQRPIQPKPNAWENRAPISCAVTGLGKSQSSTEMDVKTPEVCNSPVAPKGSNLQDDGQVHQAELVEVVDMNEEISELQTAMQSLHQATIEAKSLHHSALSKQRLHYQEPISIKAGDGELPHTKTCHKDSHSEEETTETCRKMGQKEVFQKQHLQAAMEPGHIPETIEAQQEEEEVVFHGKLQAALDSLQKSNINVSRGDFRDAMIYRNVSKPQRSVQIPTKEELCPVTDPDPTQAPVRRELSKEQGTSTHAEPKDKADTRDVSEKSNTILVAPKPAIPPKPEHLKVKQGEIQSTDTKNPEATQTITVKVEETVPQPLPKALVSCKDEQKQDLFKANVCAESGSVNPESKKPFDEAISMSEESEVRHQVQGSVVILETENYIRRQQEINVTDEEKSPKDSPIKENINETDESHVDFKEACKKFEGEKAASGKKAPAKPKRNAQVDNKKQKQQSGNNTSVLAHVAEEPQPTVPGSSCSEPNTCQQTADSKKEKEKKEDGKVEMREKKGRTETEVERRQRLSVHMDVIMTENMTAAMDIFDNLRKQEELQSILSRVEEIEQDTSEVDVSCLRKVFEDVPEWVGIPGKKKQKKKRKGNKEVKLPLTKNNTENKSSMAHVFGNLERASEEITTLKEHTLARLVEIEERIKKALYSVSTLKSDADIAGLSRLFKESLAVDQGPPSSGGISKISIESSRTKPLQTQVTTAAQGDSDLLVSQGEGASAKLQASPPSSPVFISIQSAATNTEKAELLPPETTICPKCQSSPKTEERFRSTKTVTCNSPAQNRKKDPRKGGKKQSSSNPKRETSVLEVQTDHEGKSIVGSKTVXNNYERTEPFGKWVVMSHCCHWLARNNIHRKR, encoded by the exons ATCAAACCCTCTATTCTGAAGAGCAACGAGACTCACCTGGAGTCTCCGATGAAGAGGAATGACGCGAGGGGGCTGCCTCGAGGAGACAAATCCAATTTGACCCGCAGTAAGTCAGTGGGGAGCCTCCAGAGCAGCGCCGGCTCCATCGGGGCCCTGAAGGCTCTGTTCGAGTCCAGGGGAGCCACTCAGAACAAGGTGAGGAGTCCCAGAGCAGCGAGTCTCACTTCATCTCACAAGGCTGCAGACATCAAGCCCATGCTGAACGGAGAGGGGGACGAAGGAGAGGAACCTGCTCCAAGAAAGAATGCTAGAACTGATCATGTGACTCGAAAG GTGGTGGATCGGACCCGGGCGGAGAGGAGGAAAACAATCGGGGGGATAGATTTTGAGAGAATTGCAGCCTCTCAGGATG ATGAAAAGAGGAGGTCCATTGCAGATTTCAGGGACAGCTCTGTAATCCAAAGCAAGTGTGTCTCGGTCAAAGCCATGTCCGCCCTCTACCTGTCGAAGGTGGTACCTCAGGATTCAACACGCAGCCTTTCAAAACCG GAGCAAGATAAGTCATCTCAGTCGGGGAAAAGAGTCCAGCGAACCAAG ATGTCCGAAGACTCCGAACAAAGCAAAGATGACATCCCTTCGCTTCCTTCAGTGAGACATCAGCAAGGGCCAGAAGACGTCTCTGGGGCCAAGTTAACACAGTCCATGTCGTTGCAACTCTCTAAAGAAAAGCTACACCAACAGCGGGCGAAATGCGAGCTGAAAAGGCTCCTGAAGCACACTCACCCCGAGCTGAAGACGCTGGATGGAGTGGTGGACGAGGAGCTTGCTGAGGTTTTGAGTTTAGAGACAGATGGTGAAACGGGATACGAGGGAGAGGTCCTGTCTAGATGCTTGATATTTGAGAACTGCGCCCGTACCAACAAAGTATCTCCTTACATCCCCAAGAAGTACGTAGCGGAGGGAACAGTGGAACGAGGCGACGTCAGTAAATCATCAGCTGTGTTTCAGGAGCATGAAGACGGGTCTTGTACTGACGAAACAATCAGACCTAGTCATGATCCAAACAGAGAGAGTGAGGAGGACATGGTAAGAATAGATGTTCAGGCTACCAggaggagatttgagagtcagtCTGTGAACACATCTGCACCGTTTCCCAGAAATAACTGCCAAGGAAAAGTTTCTGGAGATAAGAAAGGGGCAGTCCAAAAACAGGAGTTTAACATGCGTAGACAAGATAATCTACACACCAAAAGTCTTGATGTGATCAATCAGCCTAAAAAACAAGGTCCTTGTGATCCTATCATTGGCCAAAACACTGACCATGTGGTTCCCACTGGTGAAACACCCTTTGGTGATGAGACGAGAAGCATCCTTGGTCCAGAGAAAATCATCAAAACCAGTGCGGCTCTTTCCCAAAACAACCCATTCATCCCCACAAATATAGAAATAGAACATTCATTTCTGCGTTCATCACAAAACCAAAGCCCCGCACGGGACGGTGGGGAAATTCAGGACCAGGTGAaagctaatgtcaaagacagagCTCACCTGTTTGAATCAATGCCATTTGACCAAATCAGGAATCAGAACAAGGATGACATTGAGTGGCAGGTTGAGAACATCAAGGAAACCCTGAAATCCCTTTATCAAGTTGATGCCATACATTCAGATGGCTCAATCATTGAGGTCAAGGAGACGATGATAGCTAAAAAGGCCAAATTCACTCTATCAGAAGATGGGCCTGAGATCAAATACGACGAGGTGGCTGAAGGTGGTGCGCAAAACTTCATACTCCAGTTGCTACCACGGTCAAACTTAAAGCCTCATATCACTTATCTGAAGGAGGGTAGGGAAGGAAAGATCGAGGCCACTTTGGTGAAGATACCAGTGCAGCATCATCACTTCAGTGCCAACCAAGACACGGAGTTTAAAACCGCCAACATGGCTCAGCTTGTCGAGGATATTCTCAATCAAGATAACTCTCTGCGGAAAGGAGTGATAATGCAGACGGATGCAGACGGAGGGGCTAAAGTCATAGTCTACTCCCTCTACTATTATTTGGATGTGGACGACTTGAAGAGTTACAGTCCTCCAAAAGGT GCAGAGCATTGTGAACCAGAGCAGGAAAGAGGAGATGTGAGAAAAAACGACAATCAAGAACTACAAAAAGGTTTCGTTGCATCAACCAAGAGCGGCCTTCTAGAAACTCCCAAAGACCAAGGATCAACGCGGCCCGAAATCACAGTAAAAGGGAACGTTAAACTGTTCAAGAGTTGTATCGAAAAGGGTGATTTGGAGTATTTGAAAACTCTTCAGGCGGAGCCAACCGAGCAAGAACTCCCTCCAAGTCAAAATGTGGCTGAACAAGGAATGGATCTGCATCATGACCAGAGAGGTGATGGAGCAGAGGAGAGTGCTTCAGAATGGGTCCCAGTGGATATAAAGAGGCTTAAAAACATGTTCTCTGGAGATCAAAGACCAATCCAGCCCAAACCAAATGCGTGGGAAAACCGTGCCCCCATTTCTTGTGCAGTCACAGGTCTTGGAAAGAGCCAGTCCTCTACGGAGATGGATGTCAAAACACCTGAGGTATGTAACTCTCCGGTTGCACCAAAGGGATCAAACCTACAGGACGATGGTCAGGTCCACCAGGCTGAATTAGTCGAGGTGGTAGATATGAACGAGGAGATTTCTGAGCTCCAAACTGCAATGCAAAGCCTCCATCAGGCCACAATCGAGGCCAAATCTTTGCATCACTCAGCACTATCAAAACAGAGACTTCACTATCAAGAACCCATCTCAATTAAAGCAGGTGATGGAGAATTACCTCACACAAAGACATGCCATAAAGATAGTCATTCTGAAGAAGAAACTACTGAGACATGCCGCAAAATGGGTCAAAAAGAAGTCTTCCAGAAACAACACTTGCAAGCTGCGATGGAGCCTGGACATATTCCAGAAACAATCGAGGctcagcaggaggaagaggaagttgtTTTTCACGGTAAACTTCAAGCTGCTTTGGACTCCCTGCAGAAATCCAACATCAATGTCAGCAGGGGAGATTTCAGAGACGCCATGATATACAGAAATGTGTCCAAACCTCAAAGGTCTGTTCAAATCCCCACTAAGGAGGAGCTTTGCCCCGTGACTGACCCTGATCCAACTCAAGCACCAGTGAGACGAGAGCTCTCTAAAGAACAGGGGACATCTACACATGCAGAGCCCAAAGATAAAGCAGATACAAGGGATGTCTCAGAGAAAAGCAATACAATACTTGTGGCTCCAAAACCAGCCATCCCACCCAAACCTGAGCATTTGAAAGTGAAACAAGGAGAGATTCAGTCAACTGATACAAAGAATCCTGAGGCAACCCAAACTATTactgtaaaagtagaagaaacAGTTCCTCAACCATTGCCCAAAGCACTGGTGTCATGTAAGGATGAACAAAAGCAAGATCTGTTCAAAGCTAACGTTTGTGCAGAGTCGGGTTCAGTGAATCCTGAAAGCAAAAAGCCTTTTGATGAAGCCATATCGATGTCTGAGGAAAGTGAAGTGAGGCATCAAGTTCAAGGTTCAGTCGTTATCTTGGAAACTGAGAATTACATTAGGCGACAACAGGAGATAAACGTCACGGACGAAGAGAAAAGCCCCAAGGATTCCCCAATCAAAGAGAATATTAATGAAACAGATGAAAGCCATGTCGATTTTAAGGAAGCATGTAAGAAATTTGAAGGTGAGAAGGCAGCTTCAGGGAAGAAGGCTCCGGCAAAGCCAAAAAGAAATGCCCAGGTggacaacaaaaaacaaaaacaacagtcTGGCAATAACACCTCAGTTCTTGCACATGTTGCTGAGGAACCACAACCAACTGTACCTGGTTCATCCTGCAGTGAGCCAAACACCTGCCAACAAACGGCTGACAGCAAGAaggagaaagaaaagaaagaagatGGTAAAGTCGAGATGAGGGAGAAGAAAGGACGAACTGAGACAGAGGTCGAACGTCGACAGCGTCTGTCAGTCCACATGGATGTGATCATGACGGAGAATATGACTGCAGCCATGGATATCTTTGACAACTTGCGAAAGCAGGAGGAACTGCAGAGCATTCTCAGTCGAGTCGAAGAAATTGAACAGGACACAAGCGAGGTGGATGTAAGTTGTTTAAGGAAAGTGTTCGAGGACGTACCAGAGTGGGTCGGCATCCCcggcaaaaagaaacaaaagaaaaagagaaaaggaAACAAAGAAGTAAAGCTGCCATTAACGAAAAACAACACCGAAAACAAGTCTTCAATGGCACATGTGTTTGGAAATCTTGAACGAGCCAGTGAGGAGATCACGACTCTTAAAGAACATACTTTAGCAAGACTTGTGGAAATAGAGGAAAGGATTAAGAAGGCTCTTTATTCTGTCTCTACTTTGAAATCCGACGCAGATATCGCTGGTTTATCGCGCCTGTTCAAAGAGTCATTAGCTGTTGATCAAGGGCCCCCATCGTCTGGTGGCATTAGCAAAATTAGCATTGAGTCAAGCAGAACAAAGCCACTGCAGACACAGGTTACCACGGCAGCACAAGGAGACTCAGATCTGCTAGTTAGTCAGGGTGAAGGAGCGTCCGCAAAACTTCAAGCAAGTCCTCCATCTTCTCCTGTCTTCATCTCTATCCAATCAGCTGCTACAAACACAGAGAAAGCAGAGTTGCTTCCCCCTGAGACCACGATCTGCCCGAAATGTCAGAGCAGTCCAAAGACAGAGGAGAGATTCAGGTCGACTAAAACCGTGACGTGCAACAGCCCCGCTCAAAACAGGAAGAAGGACCCCAGAAAAGGAGGTAAAAAACAATCGTCTAGCAACCCTAAACGAGAGACGAGTGTCCTCGAGGTGCAGACTGACCATGAGGGGAAAAGTATCGTGGGCTCGAAGACCGT AAACAACTATGAGAGGACTGAACCATTTGGAAAGTGGGTTGTAATGTCCCACTGTTGTCACTGGTTAGCTAGGAACAATATCCACAGGAAGCGATAA